The Thalassotalea sp. 273M-4 genome includes a region encoding these proteins:
- the bcp gene encoding thioredoxin-dependent thiol peroxidase, which produces MKTLVAGDNAPLFTLQNQDDETVSLAEFIGKKKVLVYFYPKAMTPGCTVQAQGLRDSKTELDNANTVVFGISPDEPKRLHKFCLRDELNFTLLSDPDHHVAELFGVWGLKKFMGREYDGIHRISFLIGLDGKIEHVFNKFKTKDHHQVVLETLNS; this is translated from the coding sequence ATGAAAACATTAGTCGCTGGCGATAACGCCCCGCTATTTACATTACAAAACCAAGACGATGAAACGGTTTCTCTTGCCGAATTTATTGGTAAGAAAAAAGTACTCGTTTACTTTTACCCTAAAGCAATGACCCCAGGTTGTACGGTTCAGGCACAAGGCCTTCGTGACAGCAAAACCGAGCTCGATAATGCCAACACGGTCGTCTTTGGGATCAGCCCAGATGAGCCTAAGCGCTTGCATAAATTTTGCTTGCGCGATGAATTAAACTTTACCTTGTTATCCGATCCAGATCATCACGTTGCCGAGCTATTTGGGGTTTGGGGGTTAAAGAAATTTATGGGACGAGAATACGATGGTATTCATCGCATCAGTTTTTTAATTGGTCTAGATGGAAAAATTGAACACGTATTCAATAAGTTTAAAACCAAAGATCATCACCAAGTGGTGCTTGAGACTTTAAATAGCTAA
- a CDS encoding ArsC family reductase yields the protein MTTLYGIHNCDTVKKARKWLETEGIDYVFHDLRKDGCSRQLIEQFCTKASWAELINKRSATFRNLPEEIKHSLDGEVAAEAVLQQPTLLKRPLLLNNEQLHLGFKANTYQELFNK from the coding sequence ATGACAACTTTATATGGCATCCATAATTGTGACACCGTTAAAAAAGCACGTAAATGGCTAGAAACTGAAGGCATCGACTACGTTTTTCATGATTTGCGCAAGGATGGCTGTTCCAGACAACTGATCGAACAGTTTTGCACAAAGGCCAGTTGGGCTGAGTTAATCAATAAACGCAGTGCGACCTTTCGAAACCTCCCTGAAGAGATTAAACACAGCCTTGATGGCGAGGTTGCAGCCGAGGCGGTATTACAACAACCAACGTTATTAAAACGACCATTATTGTTAAACAATGAACAACTTCACCTTGGTTTTAAAGCTAACACTTACCAAGAGCTGTTTAACAAATGA
- the yfbV gene encoding terminus macrodomain insulation protein YfbV: MNRKIYCFLKDGAKYIRLWPNTPELANYFAEYNAVVGSRFVLKYCPPLALLAIILPIMFLGPDFLSQALVYGIFIASLPVQALFLMAKKSKEHLPLALASWYRQGVEKLNQHQQQNKLTLVQKPTFMDLAKLLDYSYSHQAEDL, encoded by the coding sequence ATGAACAGAAAAATATATTGTTTTTTAAAAGATGGTGCCAAATACATCCGGTTGTGGCCCAATACACCGGAATTAGCCAATTACTTTGCTGAATATAACGCCGTAGTTGGTAGTCGATTTGTATTAAAATATTGTCCGCCTCTGGCTTTGTTGGCGATTATTTTACCCATAATGTTTCTCGGTCCAGATTTTCTGAGTCAGGCCTTGGTGTATGGTATTTTCATTGCCTCATTGCCGGTACAAGCGTTGTTCCTGATGGCTAAAAAGTCTAAAGAGCATTTACCGTTAGCCCTAGCATCTTGGTATCGTCAAGGGGTAGAAAAACTCAATCAGCACCAACAACAAAACAAATTGACGTTGGTGCAAAAGCCAACTTTTATGGACTTGGCTAAATTACTCGATTACTCGTATTCCCACCAAGCCGAGGATCTTTAG
- a CDS encoding sulfurtransferase TusA family protein translates to MIALSEIEYNAEGERCPLPLVKTKLLLKQLGAGQRLKLILTDPGSIADIPKWLTSQGIEFSQNHQQDVVEIIINKEKFIQ, encoded by the coding sequence ATGATAGCTTTGTCAGAGATAGAATACAATGCAGAAGGTGAGCGCTGCCCTTTGCCACTGGTAAAAACCAAGTTGTTGTTAAAACAGTTAGGCGCAGGGCAAAGATTAAAGCTGATTTTAACCGATCCAGGTTCGATTGCCGATATTCCCAAATGGTTAACAAGCCAAGGGATTGAGTTCTCGCAAAATCACCAGCAAGATGTAGTGGAAATTATTATTAATAAAGAGAAGTTTATTCAATGA
- the rlmA gene encoding 23S rRNA (guanine(745)-N(1))-methyltransferase has product MNNSLYICPLCQHPLLMQNNIFRCQNNHCFDVAKEGYVNLLPVQHKHSKDPGDNKAMVNARRMFLEQGFYQPLRDKIVALCQHYINGKNILDAGCGEGYYTHAHQQGRQNVYGVDIAKNAVKIAAKKYKSCHFSVGSIASLPFKDEQFDWLYSIYAPIKIEEFHRLLSSDGYLLTVTPGADHLWELKQLIYQNPLKHQVTPVQYSGFDLIMEENLDYEMTFNDSQQSLNLLAMTPFAFKTSKNLIDELSSCGEFRCRADFKIRLYKKSAQSSVHQA; this is encoded by the coding sequence ATGAATAACAGCCTGTATATTTGCCCGCTATGTCAGCATCCGTTGCTTATGCAAAACAACATTTTTCGCTGTCAAAATAACCATTGTTTTGATGTTGCCAAAGAAGGCTATGTAAACCTTTTGCCCGTTCAGCACAAACATTCTAAAGACCCAGGTGATAACAAAGCCATGGTAAATGCTAGGCGAATGTTTTTAGAGCAAGGATTTTATCAACCTCTGCGAGATAAAATTGTTGCTCTGTGTCAACACTATATTAATGGAAAAAACATACTCGACGCTGGTTGTGGCGAAGGTTATTACACCCATGCACATCAACAAGGTAGACAAAATGTTTATGGCGTTGATATAGCAAAAAACGCCGTAAAAATAGCGGCAAAAAAATATAAATCTTGTCACTTTAGCGTAGGCTCTATTGCTAGTTTGCCGTTTAAAGATGAGCAATTTGATTGGTTGTACTCCATCTATGCGCCGATTAAAATCGAGGAATTTCATCGTCTATTATCTTCTGATGGTTATTTACTTACGGTGACCCCTGGAGCAGATCATCTATGGGAGCTCAAGCAATTGATCTATCAAAACCCGTTAAAACATCAGGTGACGCCTGTTCAATATTCGGGATTTGATTTGATTATGGAAGAGAACTTAGACTATGAAATGACATTTAACGACAGTCAGCAAAGCTTAAATTTATTAGCGATGACGCCGTTTGCGTTTAAAACATCTAAGAACTTGATCGATGAATTGTCATCGTGTGGTGAATTTCGTTGTCGGGCGGACTTTAAGATCAGGTTGTATAAGAAATCAGCTCAATCTAGTGTTCACCAAGCCTAA
- the bamC gene encoding outer membrane protein assembly factor BamC, translating into MDRRIFLFSLMSLSLAACSSYETRKQANGEFNYVDLTQGSTLTIPENLDKPDFNDTFYIPDVTKQDQPVGQAVDIRAPALALPTATGSRVDEFDKTATIWFDKVDDNRDLKQLVVQAITDYLDEHGVALIKADEQNNTFESDWVKHDHESGSLFWNSVEASESWRFKYSLLTKPHGRSIGLNVDLIDYVLKSDEGLVTNIDPIEQSRVEMAMVNDITTQLGYIYRVNNREDRIARANMKLVKYGQSKNGQPALIIDYPVEQYWNYIPSFFEKYGFKVTDLNEDKFIYQVYYTKPETGVWDSIFGDELPVVELEDGTYEFHLQPFDGKTALVISDDQNNVLSEELLLDNFDILEPALSFKE; encoded by the coding sequence ATGGATCGCCGTATTTTTTTATTTTCTTTAATGAGTTTATCATTAGCGGCTTGTAGTAGCTATGAAACCCGCAAACAGGCAAATGGCGAATTTAACTACGTAGATTTAACTCAGGGTTCCACTTTGACTATCCCTGAAAATTTAGATAAACCCGATTTTAATGACACTTTCTATATCCCTGATGTGACCAAGCAAGACCAACCTGTTGGTCAAGCGGTGGACATCAGAGCACCGGCATTGGCATTACCAACAGCGACAGGTAGCCGTGTTGATGAGTTTGATAAAACAGCCACTATTTGGTTTGACAAAGTTGATGATAATCGCGACTTAAAACAATTAGTGGTTCAAGCGATCACAGATTACCTTGATGAACACGGTGTTGCTCTCATTAAAGCGGATGAGCAAAACAACACCTTCGAATCTGATTGGGTAAAACATGACCATGAATCAGGATCTCTATTTTGGAATAGTGTTGAAGCAAGTGAAAGCTGGCGTTTTAAATACAGTTTACTGACTAAACCACATGGCCGCAGCATTGGTTTAAATGTTGACTTAATTGACTATGTGTTAAAAAGCGACGAAGGTCTAGTCACCAACATTGACCCGATTGAGCAATCTCGAGTTGAAATGGCGATGGTAAATGACATTACGACTCAGCTTGGCTATATCTATCGGGTAAATAATCGTGAAGACAGAATCGCTCGTGCGAACATGAAGTTGGTCAAATATGGTCAATCAAAAAATGGTCAGCCGGCGTTGATCATCGATTACCCTGTCGAGCAGTATTGGAATTATATTCCGAGCTTTTTTGAAAAGTATGGCTTTAAAGTGACCGATTTAAATGAAGATAAATTTATTTATCAAGTGTATTACACCAAACCTGAAACAGGCGTTTGGGACAGTATTTTTGGTGATGAATTACCGGTTGTTGAATTGGAAGATGGTACTTATGAATTTCATCTTCAGCCTTTTGATGGCAAAACCGCGTTGGTGATAAGCGATGACCAAAATAACGTGTTAAGCGAAGAGTTATTATTGGACAACTTTGATATTTTAGAGCCGGCATTATCTTTTAAAGAGTAA
- the dapE gene encoding succinyl-diaminopimelate desuccinylase gives MSIETPVIELTKELIARKSITPLDEGCQNLMAERLAKLGFNNESMIFEDTTNLWSRRGAEAPVFCFAGHTDVVPPGPDSKWHTPPFEPSIKDGWLYGRGAADMKGSLAAMIIATEQFVSQYPDHKGSIAFLITSDEEGPFINGTTRVIDTLEARNEKIDWCIVGEPSSSHTVGDVVKNGRRGSITGDVMVHGIQGHVAYPEQVKNPIHQALPAFAQLSQYHWDHGNDYFPPTSFQLSNFNSGTGATNVVPGELHAIFNLRYSTEINDQVIIDKVNEVLGAYDLDYDIKWTFNGKPFLTEPGKLLDSVIEAIKETNGVDCKPSTSGGTSDGRFIAPTGAQVVELGPTNATIHKVNECVNCDDLNNLVQMYYKVLVKLLS, from the coding sequence ATGAGTATTGAGACCCCGGTTATAGAGCTCACTAAAGAGCTTATTGCAAGAAAATCAATCACCCCTCTAGATGAAGGTTGTCAAAACCTGATGGCTGAGCGCTTGGCTAAATTAGGTTTTAACAATGAATCGATGATTTTTGAAGACACCACCAATTTGTGGTCAAGACGTGGAGCAGAAGCACCGGTATTTTGCTTTGCCGGCCATACCGATGTGGTGCCACCTGGACCTGACTCAAAATGGCATACCCCACCTTTTGAACCAAGCATTAAAGATGGCTGGTTATATGGTCGAGGGGCAGCGGATATGAAAGGTTCATTGGCCGCGATGATCATTGCAACAGAGCAATTTGTAAGTCAATATCCTGATCACAAAGGCTCCATTGCGTTCCTAATCACCAGTGATGAAGAAGGCCCATTTATTAACGGTACCACTCGCGTCATTGATACATTGGAAGCGCGAAATGAAAAAATTGATTGGTGCATTGTGGGAGAGCCATCAAGTTCTCATACCGTTGGCGATGTGGTAAAAAATGGGCGTCGAGGCTCAATTACCGGCGATGTGATGGTGCATGGCATACAAGGGCATGTAGCCTACCCTGAACAGGTTAAAAACCCAATACATCAAGCGCTACCGGCGTTTGCACAGCTAAGCCAATACCATTGGGATCACGGTAACGACTACTTTCCTCCCACCAGTTTTCAGTTATCTAATTTTAACTCCGGCACAGGGGCTACCAATGTTGTACCTGGAGAGCTTCACGCCATTTTTAATCTAAGGTATTCTACCGAAATTAACGATCAAGTTATTATTGATAAAGTGAATGAAGTATTAGGGGCCTATGACCTTGACTACGATATAAAATGGACCTTTAACGGCAAACCATTTTTAACCGAACCCGGCAAATTACTTGACTCGGTAATCGAGGCGATAAAAGAAACCAATGGTGTTGACTGTAAACCTTCAACATCAGGTGGTACTTCTGATGGTCGTTTTATTGCACCAACAGGAGCGCAAGTTGTAGAATTAGGCCCAACCAATGCCACTATCCATAAGGTTAATGAATGCGTTAACTGCGATGATTTAAATAACCTAGTGCAAATGTACTATAAAGTTTTGGTCAAATTATTAAGCTAA
- a CDS encoding M15 family metallopeptidase, which yields MNHSVPNHRCLTGESEQHIHFLNPTLGIHKDMINAWQALQQAAKSDGLDLQIVSGFRSFKKQQSIFEAKLSGRLPVFDLNQQAVDLKGLSFEDKVEQILLFSALPGASRHHWGTDIDVFSPSLITNEKLQLEGWEYLPGGHQWPLTKWLDRYMMDFGFFRPYAKYQGGVANEPWHLSYQPLANQFQTRHNSDCLKACLQASDLADRAKLIDLVDTLYPKFISNITEP from the coding sequence ATGAATCATTCAGTCCCAAATCACCGCTGCTTAACCGGAGAAAGTGAACAACATATTCACTTTCTCAATCCAACCTTAGGCATTCATAAGGATATGATAAACGCATGGCAGGCCTTGCAACAAGCAGCCAAGTCCGATGGTTTAGATTTGCAAATTGTCAGTGGCTTTCGCTCTTTTAAAAAGCAGCAAAGTATTTTTGAAGCGAAATTGAGCGGTCGTTTGCCGGTATTTGATTTAAACCAGCAAGCGGTTGATTTAAAGGGGTTATCCTTTGAAGATAAAGTAGAGCAAATTTTGTTGTTTTCGGCTTTGCCTGGGGCAAGTCGACACCACTGGGGGACCGACATTGATGTGTTTTCCCCCTCACTAATAACCAATGAAAAATTACAACTTGAGGGTTGGGAGTATTTACCCGGTGGACATCAATGGCCACTGACCAAATGGCTAGATAGATATATGATGGATTTTGGTTTTTTCCGACCTTATGCCAAATATCAAGGCGGTGTGGCAAACGAGCCGTGGCATTTATCGTATCAACCTTTAGCAAATCAGTTCCAAACACGGCATAATAGCGATTGTTTAAAAGCTTGCCTGCAAGCATCTGATTTGGCGGATAGAGCAAAACTTATTGACCTTGTCGATACGCTGTACCCCAAATTTATATCCAACATTACCGAACCATAA
- a CDS encoding ACT domain-containing protein, whose protein sequence is MANQTLRLLNETFHIHSFTPETPIPEQVFNAKIFFISKTYDELSVVVPDDFNLPSMEVEKDWRALEVLGPLGFSLTGILSNISGVLAENKISIFAISTFDTDYILIKQDTVKSAISALRSNDYMVIDD, encoded by the coding sequence ATGGCCAATCAAACCCTGAGACTGTTAAACGAAACGTTTCATATTCACAGCTTTACCCCTGAGACGCCAATTCCAGAACAGGTATTTAACGCCAAGATATTTTTTATCAGTAAAACCTATGATGAGCTTTCTGTGGTCGTACCCGATGATTTTAACTTGCCAAGTATGGAAGTCGAAAAAGACTGGCGAGCGCTTGAAGTTTTAGGCCCTTTAGGCTTTTCTCTAACCGGAATTTTATCTAACATATCCGGGGTTTTAGCAGAAAATAAGATCAGTATTTTTGCTATCTCAACCTTTGATACCGACTACATTCTGATCAAACAAGATACTGTAAAATCGGCCATTAGTGCCCTAAGATCTAATGACTATATGGTCATCGATGATTAA
- a CDS encoding winged helix-turn-helix domain-containing protein: MSQNKTSLKKILLVEDDRQLSDLIKGFLVTEGFHVKQEFRGDTVAKTVENFSPDLIVLDVMLPGKDGFAVCRDLRPSFSNPILMLTAKSTDFDQVLGLEIGADDYVAKPVEPRVLLARINALLRRGQLPKGGQDKSEITCGKLKVNRNSRQVLLDGENIELTSQEFDLLWLLATRAGEVQNRDYIYKAVVGREYDGMDRSVDVRISRLRKKLMDSNETPFRIKTIWGQGYLFVPDAWE, from the coding sequence ATGTCACAAAATAAAACTAGCCTTAAAAAAATCCTGTTAGTTGAAGATGATCGTCAACTTTCAGATCTTATTAAGGGCTTTCTTGTCACCGAAGGGTTTCATGTAAAGCAAGAGTTCAGGGGCGATACTGTCGCTAAAACAGTCGAGAATTTTTCACCTGATCTGATTGTATTAGATGTCATGTTACCGGGAAAAGATGGCTTTGCGGTATGTCGAGATTTGCGTCCATCATTTAGTAACCCTATTTTAATGTTAACCGCCAAAAGTACCGACTTTGACCAAGTACTTGGTTTGGAAATTGGTGCCGATGATTATGTTGCAAAACCCGTTGAACCAAGGGTATTGCTTGCCCGCATAAATGCTTTATTACGTCGTGGTCAACTCCCCAAAGGAGGACAAGACAAGTCAGAGATCACTTGCGGTAAATTGAAAGTGAATCGTAACTCTAGGCAGGTCTTACTTGATGGTGAAAATATAGAGCTCACGAGCCAAGAGTTTGACTTACTTTGGTTATTGGCAACAAGAGCGGGTGAAGTGCAAAATCGTGATTATATATACAAAGCGGTTGTCGGTCGGGAATACGATGGCATGGATAGGAGTGTAGACGTTAGGATTTCTCGCTTGCGTAAGAAGTTAATGGACTCAAATGAAACACCATTTCGGATCAAAACCATATGGGGACAGGGTTACTTATTTGTACCTGATGCGTGGGAATAA
- a CDS encoding AI-2E family transporter, giving the protein MIEYIVDWYKAKFADPHVVTLSLFIIVTIAVLYFFNDLLMPVLVAVVLAFLLERPVQQVMKIGLNRNKATTLVMIAFTGIGLLIFLGLLPVLWNQTSNLIQEVPAMVNKANVFIMELPEKYPDLIQPEQIENVIRTIKEKILELGQFILETSLNSISDIVALMIYLILVPIMVFFFLKDKTEILSNLGRFLPKERRLTKQVGNEMHHQIHNYIRGKVVEILIIGGASTIAFALLGLNYAVLLGALVGLSVLVPYVGATVVTFPVLLVALFQWGVSPEFGYVMLAYAIIQILDGNVLVPILFSEAVNLHPVAIIIAVIIFGGLWGFWGVFFAIPLATLVKAVINAWPESGFSSEEPSVSE; this is encoded by the coding sequence ATGATTGAATACATTGTTGATTGGTATAAAGCAAAGTTTGCGGATCCACACGTGGTCACTTTAAGTCTGTTTATCATCGTGACCATCGCTGTGCTCTACTTTTTTAATGACTTATTAATGCCAGTTTTGGTTGCGGTGGTCTTGGCGTTTTTATTGGAGAGGCCAGTACAACAAGTGATGAAAATTGGCTTAAATCGAAATAAAGCAACCACTTTGGTGATGATTGCCTTTACCGGTATCGGTTTACTGATCTTTTTAGGATTGCTACCAGTGCTTTGGAACCAAACCTCTAATTTAATACAAGAAGTTCCAGCCATGGTTAATAAGGCAAATGTCTTTATTATGGAGTTGCCTGAAAAGTATCCGGATTTAATTCAGCCAGAGCAAATTGAAAATGTTATCCGAACAATCAAAGAGAAGATCCTTGAACTGGGCCAATTTATTTTAGAAACATCCCTTAATTCTATTTCAGATATTGTGGCCTTGATGATTTATCTTATTTTAGTGCCGATCATGGTGTTCTTTTTCTTAAAAGACAAAACGGAAATACTTTCAAACTTAGGTCGTTTTTTGCCAAAAGAGCGTCGTTTAACCAAGCAAGTTGGTAACGAAATGCACCATCAAATTCATAATTACATACGAGGTAAGGTGGTTGAAATACTTATCATTGGCGGCGCGTCAACCATTGCCTTTGCGTTGCTTGGATTAAACTATGCGGTATTGCTTGGGGCATTAGTGGGGTTGTCGGTATTGGTACCTTATGTCGGCGCAACCGTTGTTACCTTCCCCGTGCTATTAGTTGCTTTATTTCAATGGGGCGTTAGCCCTGAGTTTGGTTACGTCATGTTAGCCTATGCAATCATTCAGATTCTTGATGGTAATGTGTTGGTCCCTATATTGTTCTCAGAAGCGGTAAATTTACATCCCGTAGCCATTATCATCGCGGTGATTATTTTTGGCGGTTTATGGGGTTTTTGGGGCGTGTTTTTTGCAATTCCATTAGCGACCTTGGTCAAGGCGGTAATTAACGCATGGCCTGAAAGCGGTTTCAGCTCAGAAGAACCGTCAGTGAGTGAATAA
- a CDS encoding glycine cleavage system protein R, translated as MTQFLVFTAVGTDRTGIVSEITELASDFGCNIVDSRMAILGNEFTLIMLLSGKRSAINQFETRLPLLAHSLQLLTISKRTSEHEPKFVTKYLEVKVTSKDTPGILKDITRFFAKRNMDLSSLKSISCKDDSAQINLSIDATTDVNTEQLNQDFQNLCQQLQVKGEIFITTNPTV; from the coding sequence ATGACTCAATTTTTGGTATTTACTGCGGTTGGCACAGACAGAACAGGTATTGTCAGTGAAATAACCGAACTGGCAAGCGATTTTGGTTGTAATATTGTCGACTCGCGTATGGCCATTCTAGGCAATGAATTTACCCTGATCATGCTATTAAGTGGCAAACGTTCGGCCATTAACCAGTTTGAAACTCGGCTGCCTCTTTTAGCGCATTCATTGCAATTGCTTACCATAAGCAAACGCACCAGTGAGCATGAGCCTAAGTTTGTTACCAAGTATTTAGAAGTTAAAGTAACCAGTAAAGACACTCCGGGTATACTCAAAGACATTACCCGCTTTTTTGCCAAAAGAAATATGGACTTGTCGTCATTAAAGTCGATAAGTTGCAAAGATGATAGCGCCCAAATCAATCTTTCCATTGATGCCACTACCGACGTTAATACCGAACAATTAAACCAAGACTTTCAAAACCTTTGTCAACAATTACAAGTGAAAGGTGAAATTTTTATAACAACAAACCCAACTGTTTAA
- a CDS encoding M48 family metalloprotease, producing MTAINYNKRRPFWVALIATVLISQSAASAQDNRNKLPEIGTSAVSTLSLDKEERYGDAMMRSLRASQPIVQDPVLIEYINHLGNSLVLNANDVHYKFRFFILNNQEINAFAFFGGHIGIHTGLITLADNESELASVLAHEISHVTQRHLARKMEAQSRTAPMSLAGMISGVLVSLVNPEAGFAILNTSIAAGQQASINYTRINEKEADRVGIRLLALSGFDPNGAPEFFRKMASKYRYSSKPPAMLLTHPLPESRIADARNRAQSLPQKLLPPSLDFELAKARIRARYEGDPSDNVKIFLSELAKKHYQIEQAAVYGLAMSYFEDKQYQQAELTLEPLLEQDPQNLFYVDLMTDIHLQQKHYQQALTMLSKLNLLMPNNQVVTLNYANAALQADQLDLASQLLQDFIIVQGDNFIAHDLLSDVYKKQKKDAQMHSSRAEVYALMGVYPKAIDELQTGLNHTEQHSVMYKRLKARILQFQAQEKELKKL from the coding sequence ATGACAGCAATAAATTACAATAAGCGTCGACCGTTTTGGGTGGCATTAATCGCGACTGTGCTTATTAGTCAGAGCGCAGCTTCTGCACAGGATAATCGAAATAAATTGCCCGAAATAGGCACTTCTGCGGTTAGTACTCTTTCCTTAGATAAAGAAGAGCGCTATGGCGACGCGATGATGCGTTCACTACGAGCAAGTCAGCCCATCGTGCAAGATCCCGTCCTTATTGAATACATTAATCATTTGGGTAACTCTTTGGTCCTCAATGCCAATGATGTTCATTATAAATTTCGATTTTTCATCCTAAACAATCAAGAAATTAATGCATTTGCTTTTTTTGGTGGCCATATTGGTATTCACACAGGGTTAATAACTCTTGCTGATAACGAGAGCGAATTGGCTTCGGTCCTTGCACACGAGATTTCACACGTCACCCAACGCCACCTTGCGCGTAAAATGGAGGCTCAAAGTCGCACCGCGCCAATGTCATTGGCAGGGATGATTTCAGGTGTACTGGTGTCTTTAGTTAACCCTGAAGCTGGATTTGCGATTTTAAATACTTCCATCGCAGCAGGCCAACAAGCGAGTATTAACTACACTCGAATCAATGAAAAAGAAGCCGATAGAGTCGGTATTCGGTTGCTTGCTTTAAGTGGATTTGACCCCAATGGGGCTCCCGAATTTTTTCGCAAAATGGCGAGTAAATATCGATACTCTTCAAAGCCTCCTGCTATGTTGTTAACACACCCCTTGCCTGAATCTCGTATTGCCGATGCCAGAAATCGAGCGCAAAGCTTGCCGCAAAAATTGTTGCCACCGAGTCTCGACTTTGAATTAGCTAAAGCTCGCATCCGTGCGCGCTATGAAGGTGACCCTAGTGACAACGTTAAAATATTTTTAAGCGAATTGGCCAAAAAACACTACCAAATAGAGCAAGCAGCTGTTTATGGTTTAGCGATGTCCTACTTTGAAGACAAGCAATATCAACAAGCCGAACTTACCCTAGAGCCTTTACTAGAACAAGATCCACAAAACTTGTTTTACGTAGATTTAATGACCGATATCCACTTACAACAAAAGCACTATCAGCAAGCCTTAACCATGTTAAGCAAACTAAACTTACTGATGCCAAATAATCAAGTGGTTACCCTTAATTATGCCAATGCTGCTCTGCAAGCAGACCAACTCGATTTAGCCAGCCAGTTGTTGCAAGACTTTATCATTGTCCAAGGTGATAATTTTATTGCCCATGACTTACTAAGCGACGTTTACAAAAAGCAGAAAAAAGATGCCCAGATGCATTCATCTAGAGCCGAAGTTTATGCTTTAATGGGGGTTTACCCTAAAGCCATTGACGAATTACAAACAGGCTTAAACCACACTGAACAACACAGTGTTATGTATAAACGGTTGAAAGCAAGAATTTTGCAATTTCAGGCTCAAGAAAAAGAACTGAAAAAGTTATAA
- the xthA gene encoding exodeoxyribonuclease III yields the protein MKIISFNINGLRARLHQLQALIDKHQPDIIGLQEIKVHDEAFPLEAVQAMGYHVYFHGQKAHYGVAILSKKEADIIEKGFPSDNEESQKRMIMITTTNDKGEKIKVLNGYFPQGENINHEVKFPYKRKFYSDLMHYLEQHHHPDENIVIMGDINISPLDLDIGIGEANRKRWLKTGKCSFQPEEREWLATLMNWGFKDTFRQLHPLKEQRYSWFDYRSRGFDDNRGLRIDVILATENLSKKCIESDVDYELRGIEKPSDHAPIWSTFAV from the coding sequence ATGAAAATCATCTCATTTAACATCAATGGCCTACGCGCTAGATTACACCAACTTCAAGCCCTTATTGACAAGCACCAACCAGACATTATTGGTTTACAAGAAATCAAAGTACACGATGAAGCATTTCCTTTAGAAGCCGTTCAGGCAATGGGTTATCACGTATATTTTCATGGCCAAAAAGCGCATTATGGGGTTGCTATTTTATCGAAGAAAGAAGCCGACATTATTGAGAAAGGCTTCCCGAGCGATAATGAAGAGTCGCAAAAACGAATGATAATGATCACTACCACCAATGATAAGGGTGAGAAGATTAAAGTATTAAATGGCTACTTCCCACAGGGAGAAAACATTAACCATGAAGTGAAATTTCCGTATAAACGCAAATTTTATAGCGACTTAATGCACTATTTAGAGCAACATCATCACCCCGATGAAAATATTGTGATCATGGGCGACATTAATATCTCACCACTCGACTTAGATATTGGTATCGGTGAAGCGAATCGCAAACGTTGGCTAAAAACAGGCAAATGTAGCTTTCAACCAGAAGAAAGAGAATGGTTAGCAACTCTTATGAATTGGGGGTTTAAAGACACTTTTCGTCAACTGCACCCTTTAAAAGAGCAACGTTACTCTTGGTTTGATTATCGTTCCCGAGGCTTTGATGATAATCGTGGCCTGCGTATCGATGTTATTTTAGCTACCGAGAATTTATCAAAAAAGTGTATTGAATCCGATGTTGATTACGAGCTAAGAGGTATCGAAAAACCGTCTGATCATGCTCCTATTTGGTCAACATTTGCTGTTTAG